Proteins from a genomic interval of Sphingomonas sp. Y38-1Y:
- a CDS encoding EF-hand domain-containing protein encodes MWRYWVGALAALLLAGAGLFLFRSSATADVILPPAPPPLAVQTSADADAPVAAVPEAAPKTREEKRFNRYDKDRDDRITREEYLASRRKAFARLDANGDGRLSFEEWAVKTTDRFADADKDKSATLDRTEFATTAPKRKAPRRRVDCPPARAEAED; translated from the coding sequence ATGTGGCGATACTGGGTGGGTGCACTGGCGGCGCTGCTGCTGGCGGGGGCAGGCCTGTTTCTCTTCCGGTCGAGTGCGACGGCGGACGTGATCCTGCCACCCGCGCCGCCCCCGCTCGCCGTGCAGACGAGCGCCGACGCCGACGCACCGGTGGCCGCGGTGCCGGAGGCGGCGCCCAAGACGCGGGAGGAGAAGCGCTTCAACCGCTACGACAAGGACCGCGACGACCGCATCACCCGCGAGGAATATCTGGCGAGTCGGCGAAAGGCGTTCGCCCGGCTCGACGCCAATGGCGACGGGCGGCTGAGCTTCGAGGAATGGGCGGTGAAGACCACCGACCGCTTCGCCGACGCGGACAAGGACAAGTCGGCGACGTTGGACCGCACCGAGTTCGCGACGACGGCACCCAAGCGAAAGGCGCCGCGACGGCGAGTGGATTGCCCGCCCGCCAGGGCGGAGGCGGAGGACTGA
- the trmFO gene encoding methylenetetrahydrofolate--tRNA-(uracil(54)-C(5))-methyltransferase (FADH(2)-oxidizing) TrmFO, producing MTQHDIHVIGGGLAGSEAAWQLAKAGLRVKLSEMRGGGDTTPAHQTDGFAELVCSNSFRSDDAERNAVGLLHAEMRDLGSLVMTAADAHQLPAGSALAVDRDRFSDQVTRTLAEHPNITIVRERVDTLPTDTPAIVATGPLTAPSLAEAIGQSTGADALAFFDAIAPIVHADSIDMSVAWKQSRWDKAGPAGDGKDYINCPLDRDQYAAFHAELIAGEKAAFKEWEHVPYFEGCMPIEVMAERGVETLRYGPMKGVGLDDPRTGRWPYACVQLRQDNASGTLWNMVGFQTKLKHGEQLRIFRTIPGLEGAEFARLGGLHRNTFIRSPDLLDGELRLKARPNLRFAGQITGCEGYVESTAIGLIAARFAIAELTGQRLAAPPVETALGALLSHITGADGAEDYQPMNVNFGLFPPIEGRTKKADRKLMYTSRARAAFREWTAGLEMVAA from the coding sequence ATGACACAGCACGACATCCACGTCATCGGCGGCGGGCTCGCCGGTTCGGAAGCTGCCTGGCAGCTCGCGAAGGCCGGACTTCGCGTGAAGCTTTCCGAAATGCGCGGCGGCGGCGACACGACGCCGGCGCACCAGACCGACGGCTTTGCCGAGCTCGTCTGTTCGAACAGCTTCCGCTCCGACGATGCCGAGCGCAATGCCGTCGGGCTTTTGCATGCCGAGATGCGCGACCTGGGTTCGCTCGTCATGACCGCCGCGGACGCGCATCAGCTTCCCGCCGGCTCGGCGCTCGCCGTCGATCGCGACCGTTTTTCCGACCAGGTGACGCGCACGCTGGCCGAGCATCCCAACATCACCATCGTGCGCGAGCGCGTCGACACGCTCCCGACCGACACGCCCGCGATCGTCGCCACCGGGCCGCTGACCGCGCCGTCGCTGGCGGAGGCGATCGGCCAGTCGACCGGCGCCGACGCGCTCGCCTTTTTCGACGCGATCGCGCCGATCGTGCACGCCGACTCGATCGACATGAGCGTCGCCTGGAAGCAGTCGCGCTGGGACAAGGCGGGGCCGGCAGGCGACGGCAAGGACTATATCAACTGCCCGCTCGATCGCGATCAATATGCCGCCTTCCATGCCGAGCTGATCGCGGGCGAGAAGGCCGCGTTCAAGGAATGGGAGCATGTCCCCTATTTCGAAGGCTGCATGCCGATCGAGGTGATGGCCGAGCGCGGGGTCGAGACGCTGCGCTACGGCCCGATGAAGGGCGTCGGCCTCGACGATCCGCGCACGGGCCGCTGGCCTTATGCCTGCGTGCAGCTTCGCCAGGACAATGCCTCGGGCACGCTGTGGAACATGGTCGGCTTCCAGACCAAGCTGAAGCATGGCGAGCAACTGCGCATCTTTCGCACCATCCCGGGCCTCGAAGGCGCGGAGTTCGCGCGGCTGGGCGGCCTCCACCGCAATACCTTCATCCGCTCGCCCGACCTGCTCGACGGCGAGCTGAGGCTGAAGGCGCGGCCGAACCTGCGCTTCGCGGGCCAGATCACCGGCTGCGAGGGCTATGTTGAGAGCACCGCGATCGGGCTGATCGCCGCGCGCTTCGCGATCGCCGAACTGACGGGGCAGCGGTTGGCGGCACCGCCGGTGGAGACGGCCCTCGGCGCGCTCCTGTCGCACATCACCGGCGCGGACGGGGCGGAAGACTATCAGCCGATGAACGTCAATTTCGGCCTGTTCCCGCCGATCGAGGGCCGGACGAAGAAGGCGGACCGCAAGCTCATGTACACCTCCCGCGCCCGCGCCGCCTTTCGCGAGTGGACGGCCGGGTTGGAGATGGTGGCGGCCTGA
- a CDS encoding GbsR/MarR family transcriptional regulator codes for MKSLLEHPDVKAFVLHWGEMGTQWGVNRSVAQIHALLYLADRPLPADEITEALGLARSNVSTALKELLGYSIVRRVHVEGDRRDHFVAESDQWEMLLRIAAERKRREIDPTIALLGELAERLRDDKTAPPMVRERIVRMHEFISTLGNWYEQVRRLPKPTLIALMKLGGKVARFVTPFKGSKPEP; via the coding sequence ATGAAGTCGCTTCTCGAACATCCCGACGTAAAAGCCTTTGTCCTCCATTGGGGCGAGATGGGGACGCAATGGGGCGTCAACCGGTCGGTGGCGCAGATCCATGCGCTGCTCTACCTGGCCGATCGCCCCCTCCCCGCCGACGAGATCACCGAGGCGCTGGGCCTTGCCCGATCCAACGTGTCGACCGCGCTCAAGGAGCTGCTCGGCTATTCGATCGTCCGCCGCGTCCATGTCGAGGGCGACCGCCGCGACCATTTCGTCGCCGAAAGCGACCAGTGGGAAATGCTTCTGCGCATCGCCGCCGAGCGCAAGCGGCGCGAGATCGACCCGACGATCGCGCTGCTCGGCGAGCTGGCGGAGCGGCTCCGCGACGACAAGACCGCCCCGCCGATGGTGCGTGAGCGGATCGTGCGGATGCACGAGTTCATCTCGACGCTCGGCAACTGGTACGAACAGGTCCGCCGCCTGCCCAAGCCGACCCTGATCGCGCTGATGAAGCTGGGCGGCAAGGTCGCCCGCTTCGTCACCCCGTTCAAGGGCAGCAAGCCGGAGCCGTAA
- a CDS encoding phospholipid carrier-dependent glycosyltransferase, with product MRLADRPRLVCLLVALAAFALFAVHLGRPSGLVFDEVHYVPAARTMLELAHPANTEHPPLAKELIAIGIGLFGDGPIGWRAMPALAGAATVAAGFALLFLLFGSLRTAAFGALFVAINQTVFIQARVAMLDGFLGAFVTGGLAATVWAASAPPGARGLRTALAGVLLGAAVAVKWAAAPYVALACLGLVAVERRRPVVGLALAVPLGIVAIVVYVATFVPTFFYVVDAVRPGDLLMLQQRMYEAQTQILQPHPYQSDWWSWPLLLRPIWYYYEPDMGVQRGVLLIGNPAIMWGGLVAIAACLWARGRHALVGKLWVFSIAIWAAIPKSLGFYYYYHLSSIFAALACAAALSLLPTRLRWIEPAFALLAVGLFAYFYPIISGAALSDPQDFNHWMWLDSWR from the coding sequence ATGCGCCTTGCCGACCGTCCCCGCCTCGTCTGCCTGCTGGTCGCGCTCGCAGCGTTCGCGCTGTTCGCGGTGCATCTGGGCCGTCCAAGCGGGCTGGTGTTCGACGAGGTCCATTATGTACCCGCCGCGCGCACGATGCTGGAGCTCGCGCACCCCGCCAACACTGAGCATCCGCCGCTCGCCAAGGAGCTGATCGCGATCGGCATCGGGCTGTTCGGCGACGGACCGATCGGCTGGCGTGCAATGCCCGCGCTTGCCGGCGCGGCGACGGTCGCGGCCGGGTTCGCGCTGCTCTTCCTTCTGTTCGGGTCGCTGCGAACGGCGGCGTTCGGCGCGTTGTTCGTGGCAATCAACCAGACCGTCTTCATCCAGGCGCGCGTGGCGATGCTCGACGGGTTCCTGGGCGCATTTGTGACCGGCGGGTTGGCAGCAACCGTCTGGGCCGCGAGCGCGCCGCCCGGCGCGCGCGGGTTGCGCACGGCGCTGGCCGGGGTGCTGCTTGGCGCGGCGGTGGCAGTGAAGTGGGCCGCAGCGCCCTATGTCGCGCTCGCATGCCTCGGCCTCGTGGCGGTCGAGCGGCGACGGCCGGTCGTGGGCCTCGCGCTTGCCGTCCCGCTCGGGATCGTCGCGATCGTCGTCTATGTCGCGACCTTCGTGCCGACCTTCTTCTACGTCGTCGACGCCGTCCGCCCCGGCGACCTGCTGATGCTCCAGCAGCGGATGTACGAGGCGCAGACGCAGATCCTCCAGCCGCATCCCTACCAATCTGACTGGTGGAGCTGGCCGCTCCTCCTTCGCCCGATCTGGTATTATTACGAGCCCGACATGGGCGTTCAGCGCGGCGTGCTGCTGATCGGCAATCCGGCGATCATGTGGGGTGGGCTGGTCGCGATCGCCGCGTGCCTGTGGGCGCGGGGGCGCCATGCGCTGGTCGGTAAGCTTTGGGTCTTCTCGATCGCGATCTGGGCGGCGATCCCCAAGAGCCTCGGCTTCTATTATTATTACCACCTCTCCAGCATCTTCGCCGCGCTCGCTTGTGCCGCGGCGCTCAGCCTGTTGCCTACGCGTCTGCGCTGGATCGAGCCGGCGTTCGCGCTGCTCGCGGTGGGACTGTTCGCCTATTTCTATCCGATCATCAGCGGCGCGGCATTGTCCGACCCGCAGGATTTCAACCACTGGATGTGGCTGGACAGCTGGCGCTGA
- a CDS encoding transporter — translation MRRLLPLCLVLAPSPLMAQEEPICADRPGLGSPPCATPAGRVVAELGLADWTLDRMPGERSDTIVAGDLLVRIGLADGLEAQVGWTSFGTLREREDGAVSRQSSIGDARFGMLKTIVEGDPVEVSALARVSVPIGGEAIGAGDWGVSLLAPTEIALGGPFSFELTPSIAASVDEDRSGRHLAYGSIFGIGADLSDTALASIEIGVTEDDDPHGASTPVLLGMSAGWRPNPNFQIDCGANVGLNEDADDLELYVGISRRF, via the coding sequence ATGCGCCGTCTCCTCCCGCTCTGCCTCGTGCTCGCGCCTTCACCGCTGATGGCGCAGGAGGAGCCGATCTGTGCGGATCGACCGGGGCTGGGCTCGCCGCCCTGTGCGACGCCCGCGGGCCGCGTGGTCGCCGAACTCGGCCTGGCGGACTGGACGCTCGACCGCATGCCGGGCGAGCGCAGCGACACGATCGTCGCGGGTGATCTGCTGGTGCGGATCGGCCTTGCCGACGGGTTGGAGGCGCAGGTCGGCTGGACGTCGTTCGGAACACTGCGCGAGCGGGAAGACGGCGCCGTGTCGCGCCAGTCCAGCATCGGCGACGCGCGGTTCGGAATGCTCAAGACCATCGTCGAGGGCGATCCGGTCGAGGTGTCGGCACTGGCGCGCGTCAGCGTGCCGATCGGCGGCGAGGCAATCGGTGCGGGCGACTGGGGCGTCAGCCTGCTCGCCCCCACCGAGATCGCACTGGGCGGGCCGTTCTCGTTCGAGCTCACGCCGTCGATCGCGGCTTCGGTGGACGAGGATCGATCCGGGCGGCACCTCGCCTATGGCAGCATCTTCGGGATCGGCGCCGACCTGAGCGACACGGCGCTGGCGAGCATCGAGATCGGCGTGACCGAGGACGACGATCCGCACGGCGCGTCGACGCCGGTGCTGCTGGGGATGTCGGCGGGGTGGCGGCCGAACCCGAACTTCCAGATCGACTGCGGTGCGAATGTCGGCCTCAACGAGGATGCCGATGATCTGGAGCTGTACGTCGGCATTTCGCGGCGGTTCTAG
- the rpoH gene encoding RNA polymerase sigma factor RpoH has protein sequence MASGSNVPATIPALGGEASLNRYLSEIKKFPILSPEQEYMLAKRFEEHQDPEAAAQLVTSHLRLVAKIAMGYRGYGLPVSELISEGNIGLMQGVKKFEADRGFRLATYAMWWIRASIQEFILRSWSLVKMGTTAAQKKLFFNLRRMKAKLDAFEDGDLHPDDVAKIAKDLGVTADEVVSMNRRMAMGGDTSLNVPMREDSESQWQDWLADDEPLQDQRVAEAQEADVRHTMLVEAMDDLNDREKHILTERRLTDDPKTLEELSQVYGVSRERVRQIEVRAFEKLQKAMMRLAGEKRLLAMA, from the coding sequence ATGGCCAGCGGTAGCAACGTCCCTGCGACGATCCCCGCGCTCGGCGGTGAGGCGAGCCTCAACCGGTATCTCTCCGAGATCAAGAAATTTCCCATCCTGAGCCCCGAGCAGGAATACATGCTCGCCAAGCGGTTCGAGGAGCATCAGGATCCCGAGGCGGCGGCGCAGCTCGTCACCAGCCATCTTCGCCTCGTCGCCAAGATCGCGATGGGCTATCGCGGCTATGGCCTGCCCGTCAGCGAGCTCATCAGCGAGGGCAATATTGGGCTGATGCAGGGCGTGAAGAAGTTCGAGGCCGATCGCGGCTTCCGCCTCGCCACCTATGCGATGTGGTGGATCCGCGCGAGCATCCAGGAATTCATCCTGCGCTCGTGGAGCCTCGTCAAGATGGGCACCACCGCGGCCCAGAAGAAGCTGTTCTTCAACCTTCGCCGGATGAAGGCCAAGCTCGACGCATTCGAGGATGGCGACCTCCATCCCGACGACGTCGCCAAGATCGCCAAGGATCTGGGCGTCACCGCCGACGAGGTCGTCAGCATGAACCGCCGCATGGCGATGGGCGGCGACACGTCGCTCAACGTGCCGATGCGCGAGGATTCGGAAAGCCAGTGGCAGGACTGGCTCGCCGACGACGAGCCGCTTCAGGACCAGCGCGTCGCAGAGGCGCAGGAGGCGGACGTCCGCCACACGATGCTCGTCGAGGCGATGGACGACCTCAACGATCGCGAGAAGCACATCCTGACCGAGCGTCGACTCACCGACGACCCCAAGACGCTCGAGGAGCTGTCGCAGGTGTACGGCGTGTCGCGCGAGCGCGTCCGCCAGATCGAGGTGCGCGCGTTCGAGAAGCTGCAAAAGGCGATGATGCGGCTGGCGGGCGAAAAGCGCCTGCTGGCGATGGCCTGA
- a CDS encoding RluA family pseudouridine synthase: MDRGVSTIDATIAETANGWRLDRALADAVPSLSRERLKALIAAGAVSTSEGLVRDPARKAAAGMQFSVAIPAPAPAHNEAQAIDLVIAHEDEHLIVVDKPAGLVVHPAAGNLDGTLVNALLHHCAGQLSGIGGVARPGIVHRIDKDTSGLIVAAKHDRAHEGLSRQFKAHSIDRRYAAIVAGRPTIGSGTVDARIGRSSANRKKMAIVGANAGKHAVTHWRLVQPLADAALVECRLETGRTHQVRVHLASIGHPLLGDPVYGRTKAVHRPVLETLGFRRQALHAARLGFIHPVTGHALSFDSAIPADMQELFNRLVV, encoded by the coding sequence ATGGACCGGGGGGTTTCCACCATCGATGCGACGATCGCCGAGACCGCGAATGGTTGGCGATTGGACCGCGCACTCGCCGACGCGGTGCCCAGCCTGTCGCGCGAGCGGCTGAAGGCGCTGATCGCCGCGGGCGCGGTTTCGACCAGCGAGGGCCTGGTCCGCGACCCAGCACGAAAGGCCGCGGCCGGCATGCAGTTCAGCGTCGCGATCCCCGCGCCGGCGCCGGCGCATAACGAGGCGCAGGCGATCGACCTCGTCATCGCGCATGAGGACGAGCATCTGATCGTCGTCGACAAGCCGGCCGGGCTGGTGGTCCACCCCGCTGCGGGCAACCTGGACGGGACGCTGGTCAACGCGCTGCTGCATCACTGTGCGGGGCAGTTGTCGGGGATCGGCGGCGTCGCGCGGCCCGGCATCGTCCACCGCATCGACAAGGATACGTCGGGGCTGATCGTCGCTGCCAAGCACGATCGCGCGCACGAGGGGCTTTCGCGCCAGTTCAAGGCGCACAGCATCGACCGGCGCTATGCCGCGATCGTCGCCGGGCGGCCGACCATCGGCAGCGGCACCGTCGACGCGCGGATCGGCCGTTCGAGCGCCAATCGCAAGAAGATGGCGATCGTCGGCGCCAATGCCGGCAAGCATGCCGTCACCCATTGGCGCCTCGTCCAGCCGCTGGCCGACGCGGCGCTCGTCGAATGCCGGCTCGAGACCGGACGGACGCATCAGGTTCGCGTCCACTTGGCCTCGATCGGGCACCCCTTGCTCGGCGACCCGGTGTATGGCAGGACTAAGGCGGTTCACCGTCCGGTCCTGGAAACGCTGGGTTTCCGCCGCCAGGCGTTGCACGCCGCCCGGCTGGGGTTCATCCATCCTGTGACGGGCCACGCCCTGTCGTTTGACAGTGCGATACCCGCCGACATGCAGGAACTGTTCAACCGGCTTGTCGTATAG
- a CDS encoding M67 family metallopeptidase, with the protein MPGVTISRAAHAEMLAAARAADGLEACGLLLGKGNAIEGASVAANVAATPATRFEIDPAHLLVAHRSARGGGAAILGYWHSHPSGLAEPSATDAAMADPDGRIWAIVADGALACFRAVANGEVHGRFTACAWSIGPD; encoded by the coding sequence GTGCCAGGTGTAACGATTTCAAGGGCGGCGCACGCCGAGATGCTCGCCGCGGCGCGTGCCGCGGACGGGCTGGAGGCCTGTGGATTGCTGCTCGGCAAGGGCAACGCCATCGAAGGGGCGAGCGTGGCGGCGAACGTCGCAGCGACGCCGGCGACCCGGTTCGAGATCGATCCCGCGCACCTCTTGGTCGCGCACCGGTCGGCGCGGGGTGGTGGCGCGGCGATCCTGGGCTATTGGCACTCGCATCCCTCCGGTCTGGCGGAGCCGTCGGCGACCGATGCGGCGATGGCCGATCCCGACGGGCGCATCTGGGCGATCGTCGCCGATGGCGCACTCGCCTGCTTTCGCGCGGTGGCCAATGGCGAGGTCCACGGGCGTTTCACCGCATGCGCATGGTCGATCGGCCCGGATTGA
- a CDS encoding histidine phosphotransferase family protein produces MPTSPTEFASLLCSRLCHDLLSPVGALNNGLELLADEHDPEMRARCLELLADSARASANKLKFFRLAFGAAGGFGELVDTREAKAAIEGLFVDNHRLQLGWMLEAGQLPKPAIKVLLNLALIAGDALVRGGRLDIGAEADGDVVEIVVRADGPRIVLDPELRTALEGELPADGLSPRSAAAHLVHSLVAESGGTLQVSPAEAEVLLFGAHFGQQ; encoded by the coding sequence TTGCCGACAAGTCCCACCGAGTTTGCGAGCCTGCTCTGCTCGCGCCTGTGTCACGACCTGCTCAGTCCGGTGGGGGCGCTCAACAACGGGCTGGAACTGCTCGCCGACGAGCATGACCCGGAGATGCGGGCCCGCTGCCTCGAACTGCTGGCGGACAGCGCGCGCGCCTCGGCCAACAAGCTCAAATTCTTCCGGCTGGCGTTCGGTGCCGCCGGCGGCTTTGGCGAGCTGGTCGACACGCGCGAGGCGAAGGCGGCGATCGAGGGGCTGTTCGTCGACAACCACCGGCTCCAGCTCGGCTGGATGCTGGAGGCGGGGCAGCTGCCCAAGCCCGCGATCAAGGTGCTGCTCAACCTTGCGCTGATCGCCGGCGACGCGCTGGTGCGCGGCGGGCGGCTCGACATCGGCGCCGAGGCGGATGGCGACGTGGTCGAGATCGTCGTGCGCGCAGACGGGCCGCGTATTGTCCTCGATCCCGAACTGCGCACCGCGCTGGAGGGCGAACTGCCCGCCGACGGACTTTCCCCGCGGTCGGCGGCGGCGCATCTGGTCCACAGCCTGGTCGCCGAAAGCGGCGGCACGCTTCAGGTTTCGCCCGCCGAGGCCGAGGTGCTGCTGTTCGGCGCACATTTCGGCCAGCAGTAA
- a CDS encoding chemotaxis protein CheA, with product MDELLQEFIAETRETAEALAGEIVAWEAAPDDRARLDGIFRFVHTVKGSCGFLDLPRLERLAHAAEDALAEVRDGRRTPDRALVDAVLAIVDRIGEIVDAMDRGTALDDGGEDLLIAALAASSAPAAIDLPSASASPVAARAPMRSVRLGVDLLDRMMSGMSEMVLARNELARRMRASEVDPAAEAALERLSSTVAEMRETVTRTRMQKIDALFSPLPRLVRDTAGALGRRVSLEIEGSDVELDREMIEVMRDPLVHIIRNSIDHGIEDPAVRRNAGKPEAGRLTVSARQAGNQIVVEVTDDGRGIDIERVIAKLVRGGQDEHQLRSLPAQEKLALIFEPGLSTKDAVTAVSGRGVGMDVVRSAIDGIGGRIELDNAPGRGLRIAIHVPLTLSILSTIVIALGNQQLAIPRSVIEEIVSVRAAGVRLDRLGGRSVATVRGRRLPMVTLGRLLGIADAGIEPAMLVIANVGPGALAIGVDDVLDHEELVIRPAALAVMCAGVYAGQALPDSGRPMLLIDCAGVAHRAGLNFRRDAAPVEVEETAAEAPGLAALTFRDLDGARRALPVAAVDRIESVTADQIHRTGGRLRLLIEGVLVPLAALGTLPAGRFAALRLRDGQSEIAYAIAEASDIVDLPVDLAGPASPGAIAGVALMDDEPVELIDPLWLFAGHADVAAADHKPVCLLDEHDGGWMATFLAPMLRGAGWRVTGRLAPGEQADVVIRLDAEAEAPAPEGAAIVRLVTDPAAAEASGAIHRYDRERLLAAVGARLGAAR from the coding sequence ATGGACGAGCTGCTTCAGGAATTCATCGCCGAGACGCGGGAGACCGCCGAGGCGCTCGCCGGTGAGATCGTCGCGTGGGAAGCCGCCCCCGACGATCGCGCGCGGCTCGACGGCATCTTCCGCTTCGTCCACACCGTCAAGGGAAGCTGCGGGTTCCTCGACCTGCCGCGGCTCGAGCGGCTGGCGCACGCCGCCGAGGATGCGCTCGCCGAGGTTCGCGACGGCCGCCGCACGCCCGACCGTGCGCTGGTCGACGCCGTGCTCGCGATCGTCGACCGGATCGGCGAGATCGTCGACGCGATGGATCGCGGCACCGCGCTGGACGATGGCGGCGAGGACCTGCTGATCGCGGCGCTGGCGGCGTCCAGCGCGCCCGCGGCGATCGACCTGCCCAGCGCGTCCGCCAGCCCCGTCGCCGCGCGCGCGCCGATGCGCAGCGTCCGCCTGGGCGTCGACCTGCTCGACCGGATGATGTCGGGCATGTCGGAGATGGTGCTGGCGCGCAACGAGCTCGCCCGCCGCATGCGCGCGAGCGAGGTCGATCCGGCCGCGGAGGCTGCGCTGGAGCGCCTGTCATCCACCGTCGCCGAGATGCGCGAGACGGTGACGCGCACGCGCATGCAGAAGATCGATGCGCTGTTCTCGCCGCTGCCGCGGCTGGTGCGCGATACCGCCGGGGCGCTCGGCCGGCGCGTGTCGCTGGAGATCGAGGGCAGCGACGTCGAACTCGATCGCGAGATGATCGAGGTGATGCGCGATCCGCTGGTCCACATCATCCGCAATTCGATCGACCACGGGATCGAGGATCCCGCCGTCCGCCGCAACGCCGGCAAGCCGGAAGCGGGGCGGCTGACCGTTTCCGCGCGCCAGGCGGGCAACCAGATCGTCGTCGAGGTGACCGACGACGGCCGCGGCATCGATATCGAGCGCGTCATCGCCAAGCTGGTGCGCGGCGGACAGGACGAGCACCAGCTCCGCTCGTTGCCCGCGCAGGAGAAGCTGGCGCTGATCTTCGAGCCCGGGCTCAGCACCAAGGATGCGGTGACGGCGGTGTCCGGGCGCGGCGTCGGCATGGACGTGGTGCGATCGGCGATCGACGGCATCGGTGGCCGGATCGAGCTGGACAACGCGCCGGGCCGCGGTCTGCGCATCGCCATCCACGTGCCGCTGACGCTGTCGATCCTCTCGACGATCGTCATCGCGCTCGGCAACCAGCAACTCGCAATTCCGCGCAGCGTAATCGAGGAGATCGTCTCGGTGCGCGCCGCGGGCGTGCGGCTCGACCGGCTGGGTGGGCGCAGCGTCGCGACCGTGCGCGGGCGGCGGCTGCCAATGGTGACGCTGGGGCGGCTGCTCGGCATCGCCGACGCCGGGATCGAGCCGGCGATGCTCGTCATCGCCAATGTCGGGCCGGGGGCGCTGGCGATCGGCGTCGACGACGTGCTCGACCATGAGGAACTCGTGATCCGCCCCGCCGCGCTCGCGGTGATGTGCGCGGGTGTCTATGCCGGGCAGGCGCTGCCCGACAGCGGGCGGCCGATGCTGCTGATCGATTGCGCGGGTGTCGCGCATCGCGCGGGGCTGAACTTCCGCCGCGATGCCGCACCGGTCGAGGTCGAGGAGACGGCCGCCGAAGCGCCGGGGCTGGCGGCACTGACGTTCCGGGATCTGGACGGTGCGCGTCGGGCATTGCCGGTGGCGGCGGTCGACCGCATCGAGTCGGTCACCGCCGACCAGATCCACCGGACCGGCGGCCGGTTGCGGCTGTTGATCGAGGGCGTGCTGGTTCCGCTCGCGGCGCTCGGCACGCTGCCCGCCGGTCGCTTCGCGGCGCTCCGCCTTCGCGACGGTCAGTCCGAAATCGCCTACGCCATCGCCGAGGCGAGCGACATCGTCGACCTGCCCGTCGATTTGGCGGGCCCGGCGTCGCCGGGGGCGATCGCCGGAGTGGCGCTGATGGACGACGAACCCGTCGAGCTGATCGATCCCTTGTGGCTGTTCGCCGGCCATGCCGATGTCGCCGCGGCCGATCACAAGCCCGTCTGCCTGCTCGACGAGCATGACGGCGGATGGATGGCGACCTTCCTGGCGCCGATGCTGCGCGGGGCAGGCTGGCGCGTCACCGGACGGCTGGCGCCCGGCGAGCAGGCCGATGTCGTGATCCGCCTGGATGCCGAGGCGGAGGCGCCGGCGCCGGAGGGCGCCGCGATCGTCAGGCTCGTCACCGATCCCGCCGCTGCCGAGGCGAGCGGCGCCATCCACCGTTATGACCGCGAGCGATTGCTCGCCGCGGTCGGTGCCCGCCTGGGAGCCGCGCGATGA
- a CDS encoding chemotaxis protein CheW, protein MTELFLIAQVAGQAIAVASASVESVVDLAEVTPAPLAARNVLGLTTLRSRIVTVLDTAGALTGEATIAPPGRAIVSAIDGHHYAFVVDALDDVADFAVQPLASGIALSGAWAHAATALIERDGDPALVIDLSALVPNGQTRAN, encoded by the coding sequence ATGACCGAATTGTTCCTGATCGCCCAGGTCGCGGGTCAGGCGATCGCCGTCGCCTCCGCCTCGGTCGAGTCGGTGGTGGACCTTGCCGAAGTGACGCCCGCGCCACTCGCCGCTCGCAACGTGCTGGGCCTTACGACGCTGCGCAGCCGGATCGTCACGGTGCTCGACACCGCGGGTGCGCTGACGGGCGAGGCGACGATCGCGCCGCCCGGCCGCGCGATCGTCTCGGCGATCGACGGGCATCATTATGCCTTCGTGGTCGACGCGCTGGACGACGTCGCCGATTTCGCCGTCCAGCCGCTTGCGAGCGGGATCGCGCTGTCGGGCGCTTGGGCGCATGCCGCCACCGCCCTAATCGAGCGCGACGGCGATCCGGCATTGGTCATCGACCTGTCGGCATTGGTCCCGAACGGACAAACCCGCGCCAATTAA
- a CDS encoding response regulator, which produces MKSCLVVDDSKVIRKVARHILEGLSFEVREAADGREALDACLDSPPDVVLLDWNMPVMSGMDFLRALRETNLGAKPKVVFCTTENGMAYIRAAIEAGADEYVMKPFDRETLQSKLQIVGMA; this is translated from the coding sequence ATGAAAAGCTGTCTGGTTGTCGACGACTCCAAGGTGATCCGTAAGGTCGCTCGCCACATCCTCGAAGGATTGTCCTTCGAGGTGCGCGAGGCCGCGGATGGCCGCGAGGCACTCGACGCCTGTCTCGATTCGCCGCCCGACGTGGTGCTGCTCGACTGGAACATGCCGGTCATGAGCGGCATGGATTTCCTTCGCGCGCTTCGCGAGACCAATCTGGGCGCCAAGCCCAAGGTGGTGTTCTGCACGACCGAGAACGGCATGGCCTATATCCGCGCCGCGATCGAGGCGGGGGCCGACGAATATGTGATGAAGCCTTTCGACCGCGAGACGCTGCAGTCGAAGCTCCAGATCGTCGGCATGGCGTAA